A portion of the Lolium rigidum isolate FL_2022 chromosome 1, APGP_CSIRO_Lrig_0.1, whole genome shotgun sequence genome contains these proteins:
- the LOC124706545 gene encoding hydroxycinnamoyltransferase-like, whose product MAKDDSASGVRVMSRSMVKASVRRPRVVLPVSNLDLLFQDTPASMLCLYRKPSSSSGDFEDVVAGFKAKLPSLLDHFYPPAGRIVADPRSGLPEIHCDNQGLEVIVGEVGEALGSLHYGDLAASLARIGIPVQYSADAILTLQLVSFACGGFAVAWAGSHMALDGSAICTIANAWSDLAAGCSGTISAAPPNYDRSVFRPRAPPAYNSSIGELYALLDSKHLVNALTAGASFVGRTYYVEERDLVMLRAQAGGPRTSRVEAVSAYLWKVFASVVGSSDETCRMAWWVNGRRHLTTTAPAEAMRDYIGNVTSYAVAEASVEGVKRRPLQGIASMMRESIKSTATDEHFQQVVDWVEDHKGKDKQGTAAKYVEAAAIGLGSPLLGVTSFASFPFNTDFGFGQAAYAMPAWADSGRLCFGIVIITTSPGGSSLFFSMSIWPSLAAALDSDEQHIFKPLTAEYLGLAKNSRL is encoded by the coding sequence ATGGCAAAGGATGATTCTGCTTCTGGTGTCCGTGTTATGAGCAGGAGCATGGTGAAGGCCTCTGTGAGGAGGCCCCGCGTGGTTCTACCCGTCTCCAACCTGGACCTGCTGTTTCAGGACACGCCGGCCTCGATGCTCTGCCTCTACCGTAAGCCCTCTAGCAGCAGCGGCGACTTTGAGGATGTGGTGGCAGGCTTCAAGGCCAAGCTGCCATCCCTGCTCGACCACTTCTACCCACCGGCGGGCCGCATCGTGGCAGACCCGCGGTCGGGGCTCCCGGAGATACACTGTGATAACCAGGGCCTGGAGGTGATCGTGGGTGAGGTCGGCGAGGCACTGGGGAGCCTGCACTACGGCGACCTGGCTGCATCGCTGGCGAGGATCGGCATCCCTGTCCAGTACAGCGCGGATGCCATTTTGACATTGCAGCTGGTGTCGTTCGCTTGCGGTGGGTTCGCCGTGGCCTGGGCAGGCAGCCACATGGCCCTCGACGGGAGCGCCATCTGCACGATCGCCAATGCGTGGTCCGATCTTGCCGCCGGGTGCTCTGGGACGATCTCCGCCGCACCACCCAACTACGATCGCTCGGTGTTCCGTCCCCGGGCCCCGCCGGCGTACAACTCTTCCATCGGGGAGTTGTACGCGCTGTTGGACAGCAAGCATCTTGTGAACGCCCTCACGGCTGGGGCATCCTTTGTGGGGCGCACATACTACGTGGAGGAGCGGGACCTGGTGATGCTCCGCGCGCAGGCGGGCGGCCCACGCACAAGCCGCGTGGAGGCGGTGTCGGCGTACCTGTGGAAGGTGTTCGCCTCTGTGGTGGGCTCGTCGGACGAGACATGCCGCATGGCCTGGTGGGTGAACGGGAGGAGGCACCTCACCACCACGGCGCCGGCGGAAGCAATGCGCGATTATATTGGCAACGTCACCTCGTACGCGGTGGCGGAGGCAAGCGTGGAAGGGGTCAAGCGGCGGCCACTCCAGGGAATCGCGTCCATGATGCGTGAGTCCATCAAGTCTACGGCTACCGACGAGCACTTCCAGCAGGTGGTGGACTGGGTGGAGGATCACAAGGGCAAGGACAAGCAGGGTACAGCGGCCAAGTACGTCGAGGCTGCGGCCATCGGGCTGGGCAGCCCGCTTCTGGGCGTCACCTCCTTCGCGTCCTTCCCTTTCAACACTGATTTTGGTTTCGGCCAAGCCGCCTATGCCATGCCAGCGTGGGCGGACAGCGGCAGGTTATGCTTCGGTATCGTCATCATCACCACCTCCCCTGGTGGCTCCAGCTTGTTCTTTAGCATGTCCATTTGGCCAAGCCTCGCCGCTGCCCTAGACTCCGACGAGCAGCACATCTTCAAGCCTCTCACCGCCGAGTATCTCGGCCTCGCAAAAAACAGCCGGCTCTGA